One window of Burkholderia vietnamiensis LMG 10929 genomic DNA carries:
- the nagZ gene encoding beta-N-acetylhexosaminidase encodes MKTTPGPVMLDVVGTALSRDDARRLAHPNTGGVILFARHFENRAQLSALTDSIRAVREDILIAVDHEGGRVQRFRTDGFTVLPAMRRLGDLWDRDVLLATKVATAVGYILAAELRACGIDMSFTPVLDLDYGHSKVIGDRAFHRDPRVVTLLAKSLNHGLSLAGMANCGKHFPGHGFAEADSHVALPTDDRPLDAILEGDVAPYDWLGLSLSAVIPGHVIYTQVDPRPAGFSRVWLQDILRGRLGFTGAIFSDDLSMEAAREGGTLTQAADAALAAGCDMVLVCNQPDAAEVVLNELSARPSAESVRRIKRMRARGKALKWDKLIAQPEYLQARGLLTSVLA; translated from the coding sequence ATGAAAACGACTCCCGGCCCGGTCATGCTCGACGTCGTCGGCACGGCCCTGTCGCGCGACGATGCGCGGCGCCTTGCGCATCCGAACACCGGCGGCGTGATCCTGTTCGCGCGGCATTTCGAAAACCGCGCGCAGCTGAGCGCGTTGACCGACTCGATCCGCGCGGTGCGCGAGGACATCCTGATCGCGGTCGATCACGAAGGCGGCCGCGTCCAGCGGTTCCGCACCGACGGCTTCACGGTGCTGCCGGCGATGCGCCGGCTCGGCGATCTGTGGGATCGCGACGTGCTGCTCGCGACCAAGGTCGCCACCGCGGTCGGCTACATCCTGGCCGCCGAGCTGCGCGCCTGCGGGATCGACATGAGCTTCACGCCCGTGCTCGATCTCGACTACGGGCATTCGAAGGTGATCGGCGATCGCGCGTTCCATCGCGACCCGCGCGTCGTCACGTTGCTCGCGAAGAGCCTGAACCACGGGCTGTCGCTCGCGGGCATGGCCAACTGCGGCAAGCATTTCCCCGGGCATGGTTTCGCGGAAGCCGATTCGCACGTCGCGCTGCCGACCGACGACCGGCCGCTCGACGCGATCCTCGAGGGAGACGTCGCGCCGTACGACTGGCTCGGCCTGTCGCTGTCGGCGGTGATTCCCGGGCACGTGATCTATACGCAGGTCGACCCGCGGCCCGCCGGCTTCTCGCGCGTGTGGCTGCAGGACATCCTGCGCGGGCGGCTCGGTTTCACGGGCGCGATCTTCAGCGACGACTTGTCGATGGAGGCCGCCCGCGAAGGCGGCACGCTCACGCAGGCCGCCGACGCGGCGCTCGCGGCCGGCTGCGACATGGTGCTCGTCTGCAACCAGCCCGACGCCGCCGAAGTCGTGCTGAACGAACTGAGCGCGCGGCCGTCGGCGGAGTCGGTGCGGCGCATCAAGCGGATGCGTGCGCGCGGCAAGGCGCTCAAGTGGGACAAGCTGATCGCGCAGCCCGAGTATCTGCAGGCGCGCGGGCTGTTGACCAGCGTGCTCGCATAA
- the acpS gene encoding holo-ACP synthase, producing MAIYGIGTDIVQLSRIAAVLERTDGRFAEKVLGPDELRVFHARRARSEARGIAFLATRFSAKEAFSKAIGLGMHWPMTWRALQTLNQRSGEPYVVASGELADWLAARGITARVTVSDERDYAVSFVVAETDAPPPAPAPVPRTLP from the coding sequence ATGGCGATCTACGGCATCGGCACCGACATCGTCCAGTTGAGCCGCATCGCGGCCGTGCTCGAGCGCACCGATGGCAGGTTTGCCGAGAAGGTGCTGGGCCCCGACGAGTTGCGCGTGTTCCACGCGCGGCGCGCGCGCTCCGAGGCGCGCGGCATCGCGTTTCTCGCGACGCGCTTTTCCGCGAAGGAAGCGTTCTCGAAGGCGATCGGGCTCGGCATGCACTGGCCGATGACGTGGCGCGCGCTGCAGACCCTCAACCAGCGCAGCGGCGAGCCGTACGTCGTCGCGTCGGGAGAGCTCGCCGACTGGCTCGCCGCGCGCGGCATCACCGCGCGCGTGACGGTCAGCGACGAGCGCGACTACGCCGTGTCGTTCGTCGTCGCCGAAACCGACGCGCCGCCGCCTGCGCCCGCACCCGTTCCCCGAACCCTTCCCTGA
- the pdxJ gene encoding pyridoxine 5'-phosphate synthase: protein MSFFLTTPTVIDLGVNIDHVATLRNARGTAYPDPIRAALAAEEAGADAITLHLREDRRHIVDADVRTLRPLLKTRMNLECAVTAEMLDIACEVRPHDACLVPEKREELTTEGGLDVAGRFEVVRAACKQLADAGVRVSLFIDPDETQIRAAHEAGAPVIELHTGRYADAHDAAEQQREYERIVAGVQAGAQLGLKVNAGHGLHYTNVQQIAAIDGIVELNIGHAIVAHSIFAGWDNAVREMKAIMVAARVAALHGGAR, encoded by the coding sequence ATGAGCTTTTTCCTGACAACGCCCACCGTCATCGACCTCGGCGTGAACATCGACCACGTCGCCACGCTGCGCAACGCGCGCGGCACCGCCTATCCTGATCCAATCCGCGCGGCGCTCGCCGCCGAAGAAGCCGGCGCCGACGCGATCACGCTGCACCTGCGCGAGGATCGCCGCCACATCGTCGACGCCGACGTGCGCACGCTGCGCCCGCTGCTGAAGACGCGGATGAACCTCGAATGCGCGGTGACGGCCGAGATGCTCGACATCGCGTGCGAAGTGCGTCCGCATGACGCGTGTCTCGTGCCGGAGAAGCGCGAGGAGCTGACGACCGAAGGCGGCCTCGACGTCGCCGGCCGCTTCGAGGTCGTGCGCGCGGCCTGCAAGCAGCTCGCGGACGCCGGCGTGCGCGTATCGCTGTTCATCGATCCGGACGAGACGCAGATCCGCGCCGCGCACGAGGCCGGCGCGCCGGTGATCGAGCTGCATACCGGCCGTTATGCCGACGCGCACGACGCAGCCGAGCAGCAGCGTGAATACGAACGCATCGTCGCGGGCGTCCAGGCCGGCGCGCAGCTGGGGCTGAAGGTCAACGCCGGTCACGGTCTTCACTACACGAACGTGCAACAGATCGCCGCCATCGACGGGATCGTCGAGCTGAACATCGGCCATGCGATCGTCGCGCATTCGATCTTCGCGGGCTGGGACAATGCCGTGCGCGAGATGAAGGCCATCATGGTCGCCGCACGCGTTGCCGCGCTTCACGGCGGCGCGCGCTGA